In the genome of Trichomycterus rosablanca isolate fTriRos1 chromosome 24, fTriRos1.hap1, whole genome shotgun sequence, one region contains:
- the ccdc3b gene encoding coiled-coil domain-containing protein 3, with translation MRALVAVLALLAQCACGVHGCQLPQDWRPQTEACRAELAEIIVFARVLAVHEDAHGAAALNYLPWQSEAGLFFSSEIELLCDQSWGSMLEVPAGSRFNVTGLGYFPCYSYSVVENNNYYFFLRMDENYNIIPHGVNFQDPIFPDTQENHRMFASLFQFSNCTPGTQVHMYTPEWEAQEDSRLLCSSIQKALFEEEEKVKTLSQEVKILEKANNHLKDKVKNLKRLLRLAKRDTKESAVNLKQLHEPEAEPPHPQQDTNQDRKPAHNKLLHRNLKN, from the exons ATGCGTGCGCTCGTGGCGGTGCTCGCGCTGTTGGCACAGTGCGCGTGCGGGGTGCACGGGTGCCAGTTGCCGCAGGACTGGAGACCGCAGACTGAAGCGTGCAGGGCAGAACTGGCCGAGATCATCGTGTTCGCCCGAGTGTTGGCGGTTCATGAGGACGCACATGGAGCCGCGGCGCTGAACTATCTGCCCTGGCAAAGCGAGGCTGGACTCTTTTTCTCCTCTGAGATCGAGCTGCTGTGTGATCAGTCATGGGGGAGCATGCTGGAGGTGCCCGCCGGGTCTCGTTTTAACGTTACCGGACTCGGATACTTCCcgtgctactcatacagcgtgGTGGAGAACAACAATTACTACTTCTTTCTCAG GATGGATGAAAACTACAACATCATCCCCCATGGCGTAAACTTCCAGGACCCCATCTTCCCCGACACACAAGAGAACCACCGAATGTTTGCCAGCCTCTTCCAGTTTTCCAACTGCACCCCCGGCACGCAGGTCCACATGTACACGCCCGAGTGGGAGGCCCAGGAGGACAGTCGG CTCCTGTGTTCCTCCATCCAAAAAGCCCTCTTTGAAGAAGAGGAGAAGGTGAAGACGCTCTCCCAGGAGGTCAAGATCCTCGAGAAAGCCAACAACCACCTAAAGGACAAAGTGAAGAACTTGAAACGTCTGCTAAGACTGGCCAAGCGTGACACCAAGGAATCAGCAGTTAATCTAAAGCAGCTTCATGAGCCTGAAGCAGAACCGCCACACCCACAGCAAGACACCAACCAGGACCGAAAACCCGCTCACAACAAGCTCCTGCACAGAAATCTCAAAAACTAG